TGCATCGAAGTAGTTGTTTCTATATTCCATTTGCGCTGAATATAGTTACTATTACGACTCTTTGGTGAGTTATGTTATGATTGTTAACTGGTGTTAGTAGTTCATATCTATATGCTCAGAATGAGTTACATCTTATCCTTGATTGCATTATAAAACCAGTCCAAATATCCCAGTAGTGTAAGAATATTGCTCTATATATCAAATAGTTTTTATTCTAAATCGTTAGTAGCTCATAACTAAATATATTTTGCTGATGAGTAGCTCATATCCATATATAAAAAATGATTTATATATTTATCCCCAAACAAATTATGCTTAAAGGTAATCAAGAGAAGTTTTATATGAtaatgagaaattaaaaatataaacttcACAAAACAAGAAGCTCATCAATGAAAATAGAGAGAAAGATGAAGTAATATGAGTGACTAATATCAATAGTGATATGAACTTTTATGTAACAAATTGGGTTCAATCCAAAGGCAATAATTTTAGTTCAGAGCAATGGAATTTCATCATGCAACATCAAAAACTTAATCTGTTAGATTTCATTATAGCATAGGAAGAAGAGAACTTGTATCTTGCTTCATTAAAATAGGATTCTTTTGTATCTTGCTTCATTAAAATAGGATTCTTTTGGGCtatcttaataaaattttaacattggAATTTTGTTAAAGGTTTCCTGATGAAGGGAGAAGAGATAAAAAGAAAGGGAGAAGAAGATattgaaaataaacaaataaaagagaataaaagaaaagaatgaaattTGTTTTAGTTATATAATTTGACAAAAGAATTTGTATGAATAGATTGCATTAATGTGCCACATTAACTTCTTGTTACACTTTTTAACGAGATTTAACAGTTGAGTGATCATAACGTAATAAATAATCTTaatgattatattataattatttaaaatatgacTTGAGCAAATTACCTTAAATATCTAGAATAACACATTAGATAACAAGTGTTTATTTGAGATTGACCTAAAatgatatatattttaaaatttaattagtaaACATTTTGGGCTATTTGAAtccaaaatgtatatatatgataataaaaataggTTTAAACCATAAAATGGTACttcaactattttttttttcaagtttctatttaaactttttttttttggtcgaCTGATACCTAAACTATACCACAAAATGGTACCTAAACTATATCTTTTTTTCAAGTTGgtatttcaacttttttttttggaCAAGTGATACCTAAATTATACCACAAAATGGTACCTAAACTATAAATCTTTTTCCCAGGTTTAGCTATACATTTTTTTTGGTTACAAGTGATACATAAAGTATACTCCAATACCCAAAGTAGTACTTAACTTATACTCAATTATCCAAATTATTTCAGTAGTTAAAAAAAACCCTCTTAGCCAATTATTTTGTGACACATGGTACTACAAAGTTCCCAAAAAAGTTAATTATTATTTCCAAAATTTGTAAACATATTTATCTCTTTTGTTCTTTACTGAAGAAAtctgattttgaaaaaaaaatcaagaacTCATCGCAAAACTCATTGAAACGTAGTTGATGACAAAACCCAGATTTCAGTGAGTTTCTTCTCCATTTTTAAACCTCAATCAAAACTTgtctattatttttcttaaaaataattttttttgttttttttctatatattttgtaTAAAATAGTTAATGCTATATGAATCTCTATAATGAAAAAAATTCAGATAAAGAGTGAAAACCTAATATTGGGCAGAAACTgggtagaaaaaaattaaaagggaaaaaaagaatTTTAGGGAGAGATTACAAggaattgaaaaattttaatttaattcaattcaatatttttataatttaatttaattatattctttgaattttattttaatataaagtaTCACGTGTCATAAAATGATTggttaaaatatttttgtttaacaattgagtaatttgggtaaTGAAGTATAATTTAGGCATCATGTTGGGTAAGGAAGTATAGTTTAAGTAGCACTTGTGACCATAAAAATGTTTATGTACCAACTTAAGAAAAATGTATAGTTTAGGTATTATTTCGGATAACGAACTATAATTTAGGTACCAATTATGATAAAACAAAGTTtagtgagagaaaaaaaaaagtaaagtatCATATTATGATTTAAGCCTAAAAGATGATATAGGCACCAAATTGAATTCTAAAGCTAATGTGAGGTGACAATATTGTATTATCCCTATATATTTTTTGGAGTTTCGTTTGACATCTATTATCGACTCACGACGGCAACACCGCCTTTCAGCGACAACATAAAAGTCCGTGATCTAAAGACCAacttcttttctcttctctttcctCAAATGGATTCACCCTCGTCTTCACCGAAACCATTGGGGAAATCGGACATCCAGAGATTCATACGAAGAGTAATTTGTCCGGCCATCGTCGACGAAACATGTCCCATATGCTTGAGAACCATCGACATTCCTGGAGCGGCAGTTCTCACCGTTTGTTTTCACGCTTACTGCTTGGACTGCATCCGCAAGTGGAGCGATTTGAAGAGGAATTGCCCTCTCTGCAATTCCACCTTCGATTCTTGGTTCTACAAAATCGATCTCTCCTCTCTAAGATACCTCAAACAGCAGTTACCTGCTATCTCCGACTGCAAATCGGCTATTCCACGACCTCGGTCCACCGTATCTGATCGTCGACGGTGAATTTTCTTTTTTGATTAACGATTATCTGAGTCTTTAACTGTAAGTCGAATAAAAGAATTGATTGTTTAGgttattcctttttttttctttttaattatttggtTAGGATCATCGAAAGGACCAGAAGAGAAATAAACGGTGTTAACCGGAGAACGAGACCGTTGCCTTGGCGGCGATCTTTTGGGCGACCTGGGACTGTGTCGCCTCTTGTTATCGCCGAAAGGAAGCTTCAATGGCGTGCCAGGTACCTTATGAAGACCCAATTTAGTTATATTTGCTTAATTCTAAGATTTTGGCTGATAGGGTTTCTCTTGCAGTGTGTATAACCGACGGCTGCAAGCTGTGCCTATATATCATGGTAATGGTTTTCAGCAGGTAGGTTTACCTGGTTTAGTTCTTTGAAGGTTtgcattttttttttccatatatTTGAAATGTGACGAATATGGATGACATAAATCAGTGGATTTGATTAGCAAGGAAGGGTTATTTTGCATCATTTTGATGCTTTCTCTCTTTGCTTTCAGAATGTTCCTAGGATTAGGAATGATTTTGAGAAAGAGAAACTACTGCAAAGAATAGAACCATGGATTCAAAGGGAGCTTGAGGCTATCCTTGGAGTTCCAGATCCATCAATCATTCTTCATGTTGTGTCCTCGCTTCTCTTCTCTAGACATGAAGGAAAGCATGATGACTCTTCCGCCTCTTCGACACAGCTCAGTTTTGTCAATGACAACTTTCTTGCTTCTTTGGAACCTTTTTTACACGACCAAACCAACATGTTTTGGCATGAACTCAGGTGAGTTATACACCTTTTCTTTTTTGGTTTGCTTGAAGATTTCCTTTTCTGTTATTATTAAACTTTTAGAAATGTACACCAGATGCTTTGTGGAGTCTCCATTTACCATGGAAACTTATGATGCAGTAGTTGAGTATAGATAGATGGAGTAGCGGCGCTTAGCCGAGTTGCATATTATTTTAACTGTCTACCCACTATATCTGTGGCGTTAGAGATCAGTTCCTTCAGAGCTTGTTATCCTCGATAGTCTGGTGATGGCTGCACTATCAGTTGTTAAGCCATCAGGTAAAATGGCACAGCTTAGAGATTGAAGGATTTAATCAAATTCTGAAGCTAGGATTTAACTGATGAAAGAAAAAAGTGCTCAGTACTATCAAATTGCTTAAAGTTGAGAGATCCAAGTAGGGGCTTTGGTAGCCGTCAAATAAGTAGAGCGGAGCAGATTAAACACGTCAGCCGGAGTTGCAAGCAAGCCAGGTGGCAACCAACATTCTTGTAATAGCCGTCAGATAAGTAGAGCCGGGCGCCGACCAACAGATTCTTGTAAATGTTTGCTTGGATCATATTTTGATTTTA
The Gossypium arboreum isolate Shixiya-1 chromosome 10, ASM2569848v2, whole genome shotgun sequence genome window above contains:
- the LOC108454250 gene encoding uncharacterized protein LOC108454250 isoform X2 produces the protein MDSPSSSPKPLGKSDIQRFIRRVICPAIVDETCPICLRTIDIPGAAVLTVCFHAYCLDCIRKWSDLKRNCPLCNSTFDSWFYKIDLSSLRYLKQQLPAISDCKSAIPRPRSTVSDRRRIIERTRREINGVNRRTRPLPWRRSFGRPGTVSPLVIAERKLQWRASVYNRRLQAVPIYHGNGFQQNVPRIRNDFEKEKLLQRIEPWIQRELEAILGVPDPSIILHVVSSLLFSRHEGKHDDSSASSTQLSFVNDNFLASLEPFLHDQTNMFWHELRDQFLQSLLSSIVW
- the LOC108454250 gene encoding uncharacterized protein LOC108454250 isoform X1, coding for MDSPSSSPKPLGKSDIQRFIRRVICPAIVDETCPICLRTIDIPGAAVLTVCFHAYCLDCIRKWSDLKRNCPLCNSTFDSWFYKIDLSSLRYLKQQLPAISDCKSAIPRPRSTVSDRRRIIERTRREINGVNRRTRPLPWRRSFGRPGTVSPLVIAERKLQWRASVYNRRLQAVPIYHGNGFQQNVPRIRNDFEKEKLLQRIEPWIQRELEAILGVPDPSIILHVVSSLLFSRHEGKHDDSSASSTQLSFVNDNFLASLEPFLHDQTNMFWHELRCFVESPFTMETYDAVVEYR